A genomic window from Rhodothermales bacterium includes:
- a CDS encoding YjbQ family protein: MSWRQYEILLKERPRGFHLVTSEIVRGLTDLSRFRVGLAHFFILHTSASLTLNENASSDVRVDFEAFFNRIVPDGTPYFEHTIEGPDDMPAHIKASLMGSGLTVPLRDGRLVLGTWQGVYLCEHRNRGGRRKLVVTLSGELDGDESH; this comes from the coding sequence ATGAGTTGGAGACAGTACGAAATCCTGCTTAAGGAAAGACCCCGTGGCTTTCATCTTGTCACCAGCGAGATCGTGCGCGGCCTCACGGACCTGTCCCGGTTTCGAGTCGGTCTCGCCCACTTTTTTATTCTGCATACGTCGGCGTCGCTTACGCTGAACGAGAATGCAAGCAGCGACGTGCGTGTCGACTTCGAGGCGTTCTTCAATCGGATCGTCCCCGATGGCACACCGTACTTCGAACACACGATCGAAGGTCCGGACGACATGCCCGCACACATCAAGGCGTCGTTGATGGGCAGCGGACTTACGGTGCCTTTGCGGGACGGGCGTCTCGTGCTTGGCACGTGGCAGGGGGTCTACCTCTGCGAGCATCGAAACCGGGGTGGACGACGCAAGCTGGTTGTCACGCTCAGCGGCGAACTCGACGGCGACGAATCACATTGA
- the glgB gene encoding 1,4-alpha-glucan branching protein GlgB, with protein MPWISKKDSQLWEEGRHYSSYDKLGAHANRQGTWFAVWAPYADHVSVIGDFNDWDEGAHPMKKTGGGLSGLWEVYVRGCKTGAHYKFRIRRGAYVTDKTDPYGFAIEPPVEGGSSIAGLSSRVVDLDYEWTDSDWMESRKGPASLNAPVSIYEVHIGSWIRTKDGWSLNYRELAKPLADHVKDFGFTHVEFMPVAEHPYYGSWGYQIVGYYATTHRYGTPEDFMYLVDYLHNEGIGVLLDWVPAHFAADPQGLVFFDGHTTYEYSDPLMRYHPDWGTYVFDYGMPGVRNFLISNAAFWLDKYHIDGLRVDAVASMLYRDYSREDWRPNKYGGRENLEAISLLQETNAVVYKRFDSVLMIAEESTAWPGVSAPTYNGGLGFLFKWNMGWMHDTLEYMTKDPIHRQYHHNDLTFPLIYAFSENFLLPLSHDEVVHGKGSLWSKMPGDDWQKAANLRLLYGHMFGHPGKKLLFMGSELGQYGEWNHDGQVEWELLKTHLHAGIADWVRALNQLYRNHPALWNDAPGGFEWIDFQDAGASVVSYVRSSEDRTIVFLFNFTPVPRPDYRIGLTRQGSWNVVLNSDRTRFGGSGYGPKGTLATEKKKWHNRPASVEVDVPPLGVLVLDHVTE; from the coding sequence ATGCCCTGGATATCGAAGAAGGACTCTCAACTCTGGGAAGAAGGCAGGCACTACTCCAGTTATGACAAGCTTGGTGCCCACGCAAACCGCCAGGGTACGTGGTTCGCCGTCTGGGCTCCGTATGCGGATCACGTTTCAGTGATCGGTGACTTCAATGACTGGGATGAAGGCGCGCACCCGATGAAGAAGACGGGCGGTGGGCTTTCGGGCCTGTGGGAAGTGTACGTCCGCGGCTGCAAGACAGGGGCCCATTACAAGTTTCGAATCCGTCGTGGAGCCTATGTGACGGACAAGACGGATCCGTACGGCTTCGCGATCGAGCCGCCCGTCGAAGGAGGCAGTTCAATTGCGGGACTTTCTAGCCGTGTGGTAGACCTCGACTACGAGTGGACTGATAGTGACTGGATGGAGTCACGGAAAGGTCCGGCGAGTCTCAATGCACCCGTATCCATCTACGAGGTTCACATCGGTTCGTGGATCCGCACGAAAGACGGTTGGTCTCTCAACTACCGTGAACTGGCGAAGCCGCTTGCCGATCATGTAAAGGACTTCGGGTTTACTCACGTCGAGTTCATGCCCGTCGCCGAGCATCCGTACTATGGTTCCTGGGGTTATCAGATCGTCGGCTACTATGCCACGACCCATCGCTACGGCACGCCGGAAGACTTCATGTATCTGGTTGACTACCTGCACAATGAAGGCATCGGCGTGCTGCTGGATTGGGTGCCGGCGCACTTTGCGGCCGATCCACAGGGGCTAGTGTTTTTTGACGGGCATACCACGTACGAGTACTCCGACCCGCTGATGCGCTACCACCCCGACTGGGGTACGTACGTATTCGACTACGGCATGCCGGGCGTCCGGAATTTCCTGATCTCGAACGCCGCGTTCTGGTTGGACAAATACCACATCGATGGACTGCGCGTCGACGCTGTTGCATCGATGCTGTATCGGGACTACTCCAGAGAAGACTGGCGTCCGAACAAGTATGGCGGTCGCGAAAACCTCGAAGCGATTTCGTTACTGCAGGAGACGAACGCGGTTGTGTACAAGCGTTTCGACAGCGTGCTGATGATCGCAGAGGAGTCGACGGCATGGCCCGGCGTTTCCGCGCCCACGTACAACGGTGGACTTGGATTTCTTTTCAAGTGGAACATGGGCTGGATGCACGATACGCTCGAATACATGACGAAGGATCCGATTCACCGTCAGTATCATCACAACGACCTGACATTCCCGCTGATCTACGCGTTCTCCGAGAACTTCCTTCTGCCGCTTTCTCACGATGAAGTGGTTCACGGCAAAGGCTCGCTCTGGTCCAAAATGCCGGGAGATGACTGGCAGAAGGCGGCCAATCTTCGCCTCCTCTACGGTCACATGTTCGGGCATCCGGGAAAGAAGCTGCTATTCATGGGCTCGGAACTCGGACAATACGGAGAGTGGAATCACGACGGCCAGGTGGAATGGGAGCTCCTGAAGACCCATCTGCACGCGGGCATCGCGGACTGGGTGCGCGCGCTCAATCAGTTGTATCGGAACCACCCGGCGCTCTGGAACGACGCACCCGGAGGATTTGAGTGGATTGATTTTCAGGATGCAGGGGCGAGCGTGGTGAGTTATGTGCGGTCCAGCGAAGATCGGACGATCGTGTTTCTGTTCAACTTCACGCCAGTACCGAGGCCCGACTATCGAATCGGTCTAACCCGGCAGGGGTCGTGGAATGTCGTTTTGAACAGCGACCGGACGCGCTTCGGAGGCTCCGGCTATGGACCGAAAGGAACGCTTGCCACCGAAAAGAAGAAATGGCACAATCGTCCTGCATCGGTCGAGGTAGATGTTCCGCCGCTGGGTGTGCTGGTTCTTGACCACGTCACGGAGTAG